In Numida meleagris isolate 19003 breed g44 Domestic line chromosome 18, NumMel1.0, whole genome shotgun sequence, one DNA window encodes the following:
- the APPBP2 gene encoding amyloid protein-binding protein 2 isoform X1, with product MAAVELEWVPETLYNTAISAVVDSYGRARRRDIRSLPENIQFDVYYKLYQQGRLCQLGSEFCELEVFAKVLRALDKRHLLHHCFQALMDHGVKVASVLAYSFSRRCSYIAESDSAVKEKAIQIGFVLGGFLSDAGWYSDAEKVFLSCLQLCTLHDEILHWFRAVECCVRLLHVRNGNCKYHLGEETFKLAQSYMDKLAKHGQQANKAALYGELCALLFAKSHYDEAYKWCIEAMKEITVGLPVKVVVDVLRQASKACVVKREFKKAEQLIKHAVYLAREHFGAKHPKYSDTLLDYGFYLLNVDNICQSVAIYQTALDIRQSVFGGKNIHVATAHEDLAYSSYVHQYSSGKFDNALFHAERAIGIITHILPEDHLLLASSKRVKALILEEIAIDCHNKETEQRLLQEAHDLHLSSLQLAKKAFGEFNVQTAKHYGNLGRLYQSMRKFKEAEEMHIKAIQIKEQLLGQEDYEVALSVGHLASLYNYDMNQYENAEKLYLRSIAIGKKLFGEGYSGLEYDYRGLIKLYNSIGNYEKVFEYHNILANWNRLRDRQFSVTDALEDVSSSPQSTEEVVQSFLMSQNADGQSS from the exons ATGGCGGCGGTGGAGCTGGAGTGGGTGCCCGAGACGCTCTATAACACGGCGATCTCGGCCGTGGTGGATAGTTACGGGCGGGCCCGGCGCCGGGACATCCGCTCGCTGCCCGAGAACATCCAGTTCGACGTGTACTACAAG ctttacCAACAGGGCCGCTTATGCCAACTGGGTAGTGAATTTTGTGAACTAGAAGTTTTTGCAAAGGTGCTGAGAGCTTTAGATAAAAG ACATCTGCTTCATCATTGTTTTCAGGCTTTGATGGACCATGGAGTAAAAGTTGCTTCTGTACTGGCCTATTCTTTCAGTAGACGGTGTTCCTACATAGCAGAATCGGATtctgctgtaaaagaaaaagcaatccAGATTGGTTTTGTTCTAG GAGGGTTCCTGTCAGATGCAGGGTGGTATAGCGATGCTGAGAAGGTATTTCTTTCCTGCCTTCAGCTGTGCACCCTTCACGATGAAATACTTCACTGGTTTCGTGCAGTAGAGTGTTGTGTAAG GTTGCTCCATGTTCGAAATGGTAACTGTAAATATCACTTGGGAGAAGAAACGTTCAAACTGGCTCAGTCTTACATGGACAAACTTGCAAAACACGGTcagcaagcaaacaaagcagcacTCTATGGGGAACTGTGTGCATTGCTTTTTGCCAAGAGCCACTATGATGAG GCTTATAAGTGGTGTATAGAAGCTATGAAGGAGATCACAGTTGGCCTGCCTGTAAAAGTAGTAGTGGATGTTTTGCGACAAGCTTCTAAG GCTTGTGTTGTAAAACGTGAATTTAAGAAGGCTGAACAGCTGATAAAGCATGCGGTATATCTTGCTCG GGAGCACTTTGGAGCCAAGCACCCCAAATATTCTGATACGCTGCTAGACTATGGATTTTATTTGCTGAACGTAGACAATATATGCCAATCTGTTGCGATCTATCAG ACAGCTCTTGATATCCGGCAGTCAGTATTTGGAGGTAAAAACATACATGTAGCTACAGCTCATGAAGATTTGGCTTATTCTTCTTATGTTCACCAGTACAGCTCTGGAAAATTTGACAATGCACT ATTCCATGCTGAACGTGCTATTGGCATTATAACTCACATTCTCCCAGAAGACCATCTTCTCTTGGCATCTTCAAAGAGAGTTAAAG CACTTATCCTGGAGGAGATTGCGATAGACTGTCATAACAAGGAAACTGAGCAGAGGTTGCTTCAAGAAGCTCACGACTTGCATCTGTCCTCACTTCAGTTAGCTAAAAAAGCCTTTGGGGAGTTTAATGTACAAACAGCAAAGCATTATGGCAACCTTGGAAGACTGTATCAGTCCATGAGAAAATTTAAG gaagcagaggaaatgcaCATCAAGGCAATTCAGATTAAGGAGCAGCTTCTGGGTCAAGAGGATTATGAAGTTGCACTGTCAGTGGGACATCTAGCTTCTCTCTATAACTATGATATGAATCaatatgaaaatgctgaaaagcttTATTTGAGATCCATAGCAATTG gAAAGAAGCTTTTTGGTGAAGGATACAGTGGACTTGAATATGATTACAGAGGTCTCATTAAACTGTACAATTCCATTGGCAATTATGAGAAAGTTTTTGAGTACCACAATATTTTGGCCAATTGGAACCGGTTGCGGGATCGGCAGTTCTCAGTTACAGATGCTCTGGAGGATGTAAGCAGCAGTCCTCAGTCCACTGAAGAAGTGGTCCAGTCTTTTCTGATGTCTCAGAACGCTGATGGACAGAGTAGCTAA
- the APPBP2 gene encoding amyloid protein-binding protein 2 isoform X2, with translation MDHGVKVASVLAYSFSRRCSYIAESDSAVKEKAIQIGFVLGGFLSDAGWYSDAEKVFLSCLQLCTLHDEILHWFRAVECCVRLLHVRNGNCKYHLGEETFKLAQSYMDKLAKHGQQANKAALYGELCALLFAKSHYDEAYKWCIEAMKEITVGLPVKVVVDVLRQASKACVVKREFKKAEQLIKHAVYLAREHFGAKHPKYSDTLLDYGFYLLNVDNICQSVAIYQTALDIRQSVFGGKNIHVATAHEDLAYSSYVHQYSSGKFDNALFHAERAIGIITHILPEDHLLLASSKRVKALILEEIAIDCHNKETEQRLLQEAHDLHLSSLQLAKKAFGEFNVQTAKHYGNLGRLYQSMRKFKEAEEMHIKAIQIKEQLLGQEDYEVALSVGHLASLYNYDMNQYENAEKLYLRSIAIGKKLFGEGYSGLEYDYRGLIKLYNSIGNYEKVFEYHNILANWNRLRDRQFSVTDALEDVSSSPQSTEEVVQSFLMSQNADGQSS, from the exons ATGGACCATGGAGTAAAAGTTGCTTCTGTACTGGCCTATTCTTTCAGTAGACGGTGTTCCTACATAGCAGAATCGGATtctgctgtaaaagaaaaagcaatccAGATTGGTTTTGTTCTAG GAGGGTTCCTGTCAGATGCAGGGTGGTATAGCGATGCTGAGAAGGTATTTCTTTCCTGCCTTCAGCTGTGCACCCTTCACGATGAAATACTTCACTGGTTTCGTGCAGTAGAGTGTTGTGTAAG GTTGCTCCATGTTCGAAATGGTAACTGTAAATATCACTTGGGAGAAGAAACGTTCAAACTGGCTCAGTCTTACATGGACAAACTTGCAAAACACGGTcagcaagcaaacaaagcagcacTCTATGGGGAACTGTGTGCATTGCTTTTTGCCAAGAGCCACTATGATGAG GCTTATAAGTGGTGTATAGAAGCTATGAAGGAGATCACAGTTGGCCTGCCTGTAAAAGTAGTAGTGGATGTTTTGCGACAAGCTTCTAAG GCTTGTGTTGTAAAACGTGAATTTAAGAAGGCTGAACAGCTGATAAAGCATGCGGTATATCTTGCTCG GGAGCACTTTGGAGCCAAGCACCCCAAATATTCTGATACGCTGCTAGACTATGGATTTTATTTGCTGAACGTAGACAATATATGCCAATCTGTTGCGATCTATCAG ACAGCTCTTGATATCCGGCAGTCAGTATTTGGAGGTAAAAACATACATGTAGCTACAGCTCATGAAGATTTGGCTTATTCTTCTTATGTTCACCAGTACAGCTCTGGAAAATTTGACAATGCACT ATTCCATGCTGAACGTGCTATTGGCATTATAACTCACATTCTCCCAGAAGACCATCTTCTCTTGGCATCTTCAAAGAGAGTTAAAG CACTTATCCTGGAGGAGATTGCGATAGACTGTCATAACAAGGAAACTGAGCAGAGGTTGCTTCAAGAAGCTCACGACTTGCATCTGTCCTCACTTCAGTTAGCTAAAAAAGCCTTTGGGGAGTTTAATGTACAAACAGCAAAGCATTATGGCAACCTTGGAAGACTGTATCAGTCCATGAGAAAATTTAAG gaagcagaggaaatgcaCATCAAGGCAATTCAGATTAAGGAGCAGCTTCTGGGTCAAGAGGATTATGAAGTTGCACTGTCAGTGGGACATCTAGCTTCTCTCTATAACTATGATATGAATCaatatgaaaatgctgaaaagcttTATTTGAGATCCATAGCAATTG gAAAGAAGCTTTTTGGTGAAGGATACAGTGGACTTGAATATGATTACAGAGGTCTCATTAAACTGTACAATTCCATTGGCAATTATGAGAAAGTTTTTGAGTACCACAATATTTTGGCCAATTGGAACCGGTTGCGGGATCGGCAGTTCTCAGTTACAGATGCTCTGGAGGATGTAAGCAGCAGTCCTCAGTCCACTGAAGAAGTGGTCCAGTCTTTTCTGATGTCTCAGAACGCTGATGGACAGAGTAGCTAA
- the C18H17orf64 gene encoding uncharacterized protein C17orf64 homolog isoform X2, with protein sequence MEQVGMEEQAVSAGTTGQGSGKDAASTAKEAAPAPGSAGCALHWAPLICSAVGLNQDTFKICKEYLRPFKRSLRKLHLPQHLSRKKKVKYMKESVTIIGDRIDLFLQQHCRASEVRHWKKMLWRFTSLFSDKDEKQLQKLYKYIKRNQMQKFQLLYCPVEEEDSDPGRKLKETTGRGWGCGGGSSHADT encoded by the exons ATGGAGCAGGTGGGCATGGAGGAGCAGGCGGTCAGCGCCGGCACAACCGGGCAG GGCTCGGGGAAGGATGCGGCCAGCACGGCGAAGGAGGCAGCCCCTGCACCGGGCAGCGCGGGTTGTGCACTGCACTGGGCCCCACTCATCTGCTCTGCGGTCGGCCTCAACCAGGATACCTTCAAAATT TGCAAGGAGTACTTGAGGCCCTTCAAGAGGTCACTCAGGAAGCTGCATTTGCCCCAGCACCTCtccaggaagaagaaagtgaagTACATGAAGGAAAGCGTGACCATAATTGGGGACCGCATCGACTtgttcctccagcagcactgcagagcctcGGAGGTCCGGCACTGGAAGAA GATGCTGTGGAGGTTCACCTCCCTCTTCTCAGACAAGgatgaaaagcagctgcagaagctgtaTAAGTACATCAAGAGAAACCAGATGCAAAAGTTCCAG ctgttatACTGCCCTGTAGAAGAGGAAGATTCAGATCCTGgaagaaagctgaaggaaacCACTGGGAGAGGCTGGGGATGCGGTGGAGGTAGCAGCCATGCTGACACCTGA
- the C18H17orf64 gene encoding uncharacterized protein C17orf64 homolog isoform X1: MEQVGMEEQAVSAGTTGQGSGKDAASTAKEAAPAPGSAGCALHWAPLICSAVGLNQDTFKICKEYLRPFKRSLRKLHLPQHLSRKKKVKYMKESVTIIGDRIDLFLQQHCRASEVRHWKKMLWRFTSLFSDKDEKQLQKLYKYIKRNQMQKFQFQEQFTDPVFPVMLYRSTLTPSYIWLCES; the protein is encoded by the exons ATGGAGCAGGTGGGCATGGAGGAGCAGGCGGTCAGCGCCGGCACAACCGGGCAG GGCTCGGGGAAGGATGCGGCCAGCACGGCGAAGGAGGCAGCCCCTGCACCGGGCAGCGCGGGTTGTGCACTGCACTGGGCCCCACTCATCTGCTCTGCGGTCGGCCTCAACCAGGATACCTTCAAAATT TGCAAGGAGTACTTGAGGCCCTTCAAGAGGTCACTCAGGAAGCTGCATTTGCCCCAGCACCTCtccaggaagaagaaagtgaagTACATGAAGGAAAGCGTGACCATAATTGGGGACCGCATCGACTtgttcctccagcagcactgcagagcctcGGAGGTCCGGCACTGGAAGAA GATGCTGTGGAGGTTCACCTCCCTCTTCTCAGACAAGgatgaaaagcagctgcagaagctgtaTAAGTACATCAAGAGAAACCAGATGCAAAAGTTCCAG TTTCAGGAGCAGTTCACGGATCCCGTGTTCCCAGTCATGCTTTACAGATCAACTCTGACCCCTAGTTACATCTGGTTATGTGAGAGCTGA